The Euleptes europaea isolate rEulEur1 chromosome 7, rEulEur1.hap1, whole genome shotgun sequence genomic sequence CTGTTGCTTTATGGAGAGAAATTCAACAGGcagaattcccccccacccccgtgcagcTGTACAGCCATATCAGAAAGAGAAGCCTCTGCTACGTTTATGCCTTTTGTGCGGCTGTTAAAAGACAGGAACCAGAAGgaaagttggcaagcctacagggAGGTCAGAGATAAGGCACTGAGGCCAGAATAGGGGTGGGTAGCCGATGAATAATAAAcattacaaatattttaaataaataatggttggggaattaaaccctccactcaactcccccccctttctgtctCAGACCCAGATAACCCCGATTTTCCAGGATTTTATGACACGGTTCAACAAAACCTACTGGAGTCAAGAAGGTAAGGGCTCTAGCCTCCTTTGCTATCTGCAGGATCTCTGGTTGGGAGGGGAGGTGACTCAGGTTATGTTTTCTTACCGGTCTCCTATTTCTCGGGAGGGGGCTGGCAGGCAGAaattcttttatttatatcccgctgtCCCCTGGcaatgccaggctcagggtggtatTCACTCACTCCCCAGATTTGGCAGTTCTTGATAGCTAACCTTCACAGGCATCCCGTGAGGTAATTCTTGGTTATTCCCATTTTATGGATGTGGGATCGGACGTTGAGGGACTGGTCCACAGTTATTTAGCAAGTTTTAGGACAAAGATTACATTGTAATCCAAGTTTCCTCTGTGTTTCCCTCcctgagcatggggggggggggagctagaaAAGCTGTCCTTGGTGCCTTGaaatatagctagggttgccagatagtccctggccactggtgtgggatgtggggggtggggtagggttgccagcttcaggttgggaatctcctggagatttcaagatggagactgaggaggacacGGACCTctgtggggttcaatgccatagagtccaccctccaaaacatccgttttctccaggggaaccgatctctgtagtctggagatgagctgtaattctgggggagtccccaggtcccacccagaGGCCAGCATCCATAAATGTAGCCCAAAAAGAGCCAATACATAGGGTTGGTCTTAGAACAAAGTTCACGGGGTATGATTCTCAGCCGAAATCTGACTTAAAATGTGTGATGAACAAACAAAACTTAAAGGGAAGGATCCTGTCTGTCTGCTGAATCTGTCATTTTACACTTCAGAGAGAGACCATCGCTTCAAAGTCTTCATGCAAAACCTGAAAGTGAGCTGTGAATTACAGGCCTCAGAGTTGGGGACGGCCCAATATGGGGTTACTTGGCTCAGTGACCTGACAGGTAAGGGGGGGGGACAGTCAGGCTCATGGAGGGCCTTGGAATGAAGCCTCCGGCTGTGGATGTTGGATGTTTATCAAAGGTAGCAGATAGCAGAGAGAACAGGCCCAAGGCTAGGGCTTAGAATTTAGGACGCTCTCTTTGCCCAGCCCTAGGGAAATGAACATGGGCATCGTATTAATtgatgggaggaggagggggcattTGGCTTTGCTGGCTGTCCTGGTGTGGGACATCTTCCTCTTACTGGAGGCAGAAACTGGGCTTTGCCCCTTAGCCAGATTGGCCATCGCAGTGGTCTTCTGTGGCTAGATATCCTCCTAGCGGCAAGTCCCATTAGCATAGCTAGCACCACAACCCTCTGCTGGATCACCTAACACACAAGTGAGGTAAAAGTTCTTTAGTTCCTGCCCTGGCCTATAACATGAAGCATAATCTGACCAAGATTAGAGACCAGCTGGCTACCTTGAAACGCTgccagacaattttttttttaaatcagtgaaaTGACTCTGAGCTTTTGGTAATGTTGTGTTAGAAAAGTTATCAGAATTGCTGCTATGGCAACTGGGCAGGCAAACAGTCAATAGGTGAAGTTTTCTTCATTACTGCACTTGAGGAAACTGCACCTGTTAAATTTCTGCCAGGCATTCAGTCATTaaagccctgcccccccccccaatatacagCCTTATCACCAGATGTTGTTTAAGCCCTTTCCAAAGAAGGCCAAGTCTCCATAGCCTCCACCATCCAGAGAATTCTACCCaagctttaaaataaatttgCCTTCTTTTCTAGTTTAAACTTGAGCTGTcaactttttttccttctcccccagAAAGTGAATTTGAGAAGATGTTTGGGATTCCTCACCCTTCTTACCCCCCCACATTGAATCAGCCAAGGAAACCCCTCAAGAAGAATGCAAATTCCTGTGACTGGAGAAAACTTGGAGCCATCACAGCGGTAAAAAAACAGGTAAAGGGATTTATTGTGTGATGGAAACCATTATGGGATGCAAATCAAAGTGGGGTATCCATGTGTAATGAACAATAGAAGGGAAGAGTCACCCATCACCCCCTGGTGATGGCTTTAATGCTGGAGCCACTGTCTCTTGGAGGGGGGATTCAGGGGTagctgtttattatttattttaatttttatttatgttatttatagtttgcctttctcacaaaGGTCAAGACgtattacacatagtgagtcagtacaatcacaaaaatgggacattcagtaaccaatgtattaggattttagaagtctggaaccaccagaaagaactgaaacatAGCATAATTATTCAGATGACACATTAAGCAGAacataaattacataaataggatcctactaacaataagctatacacagcagtatagaccccagtccctaatcatttaccTAAGCAAGTTTGTAAGTCCATTCTGTGCAGGACAGCCCAATTACCTGTACAGAAAAGCtttcttgaatagttcagttttgcataggttGTGGGAAGCCAAGAGGGTGGGAGCTTTCCCAACCTCCACAAGGCAGGAACCGAGCCCTTGGCAACCATTGTGGTCCCCCACTTTGTGGAATAGCCTGCTTGAAGAGTTCAGGAAGGCTCCCCACACTTCTTGCATCCagcaaaatgtgcaaaactgaAATTTTTAGGTTGccgtttttataaagggattaaaCTCATAGTAAAcaagggtggccttgggctagtcacagttctcttagagctctctcagccccacctgcctcacagggtatctgttgtgggaaggtgattgtaagctggtttgattcttccttaagtggtagagaaagtcggcataaaaaacccaactcttcttctttttcttctataatGGAATAGCACAGGAGATAAATTGTATAAGAGAATAGGACTGTAGTCCTATTCATTGCCTTGTTCATTGTAATGTACCTTGTACATTGTAATGTTCCACCACCTTGTTTTTAGGGTATTCTCTTTTGGTTTTGTAACCCACTCTTCATTATGGCAtgattttttggtttgttttgcttgcattgttttctaattctgtaatcctagtcctattgcattgcttattggataTTTCATGCATTCTGATTGAATTGctttctatattttgtaatccacttttggtctcagtgagaaagttggactataaatgaagcaattttttttaaataaatagaagcACCATCTGCTAAATTTCCTTCTCATACCTTGTTGCTAAAGGCACAAGAACAGAGCCATAAAGAGAGGTGATACCTGATAGATTAAAGGCTTGTTTTCATTGCCAGCCAATGGAGATCCATCCTGCTACTgctatttatactctgccttttctTGTGGTTCAAGAATATGGCTGACAGTTCTGATAAATGTTTAGATGTTTGAAGGCACAAAACTGTAGAATTTATCCCAGATTAGCTACCCTGGAAGCTTTCCCCCCGTGACTGGCTACTCTGGAAGACTTGGCTATCTTAAAGTAAAAAGAGCAAACTCATGAAAAGAAAACCACTTATTTTTAAGCCTTAAATGTGAGAGAACTTTTACCAAATAATTGCTTGAAATAAAGAGATGTCTGGGTTAGGACCCAACTCCAACTAATTGATAAAGACCAAAGCCGGGTTAACAAAGGGAAGCGAGAGTATCAGTTTGCAAACCTGCTTAAAAAAATAGGAAGGTGAGAGACCCTAGGAGAAGAAATAGCTCCAAGAAGGCAGAGATCTTTATCACACTAGGTGGCAATATCTAGACTGATGCAACTTTGTTGAAGACATCACAAAAGTCATGAATATTTCCAGAATTTCCCCCTTTGCTCAGCTAATGGAGGCAATGCTTGGAAAATTCATCAGCTATACTGGCTTGAATTATGGCTAAATACACTTACTAGCTTCATTAATTTATCAGtaggaggaagggctgtggctcagtggtagagcctctgcttggcatgcagaaggtcccaggttcaatccctggcatctccagttaaaggggctaggcaagtaggtgatgtgaaagacccctgcctgagaccctggagagccactgccggtcagagtagacaatactgactttgatggaccaagggtctgattctgtataaggcagcttcatgtgttcagtatgtAAGATGTGCTTCTATGAATGAATTACCAGTCTTTTCGTTCCCATTCATCAAAGAAGAAAACAATGTTTTGCAACCTCCTTGTGctttaatctttttttcctcccttcccagaAGAATTGCGGGTCATGCTGGGCTTTTGCTGCTGTATCCAACATTGAGGCCTTGTGGAACATTCATTTCCATTCGCCGCGAAACCTCTCTGTACAAGGTATGTCGGGTATCAGAAGAAAGGGCTGAGCACTGGAGCTGCCATATGATTGGCTCTAAAATCTGTTTCCAACTGCCAGGGTGCCAGCCTTCATCATAGGAAGGATGAGTGTCCCTAAACGTATGCAAAACCTCTACACTCAGCCATTTGCCATGAGCCTCTGTCATGAAAGCTATGAGTAAACAGAGTTACTCTCCTTTCCACAGATCAGATGGATTTGAGTCCTCGCCAACACCTCTGACTTACAGAATTATCCTGTGATTTTGTGCATCGTTAATCATTGTAACTCATTGCCACAGTATGCAGCAAAAGCAAACTGAATTAGCTAGACAAATTCCAGGAAGGAGGGATGCGAGGGAAGTGTTTTCAGGGCATTAATTTATTTCTACAAGGGATTTTTCCTGCTAGAGAAGGGTGACCTCATTGCCCTCTGCTGCatttacacacatatacaaagAATATAGAACAGTATCTATTTCTCTGCTTGGCTCTACGGTTCTATAAAAAGAAAGATTTGCAAATTAGCCTACCTCCTATTTGTTTGAGTGGGATTAGTTATACGTCATTCCTGGTGACAGATAACTGCTGAGGGTTTTAGAGTGGAAATGATTGTATTTGACAAGTTCATTCTTGAAATGGTTACCCTAACTTTTTCCCCCAACAATGAGACtcataaaaaaaacccttcaaagtggattgaatgtTACAAGTTTGAAAACTGAAAATTTCATACACTGAAAATCCACCTGGATTTCAAACGTGTTAAAATGTCGATTCTGCATTAAGCCTGTTTTGTCAATGATCAGTTTCAATGTAGGGTTGTTTCTgctaaccatttttaaaaagactcatatttttgggctagcctggatcaACTTGGCTCaaactgggtggggtggggggaagagaaagggacTAAGGTTGATCACTCTTACCCTCATATTTCCCTGGCTAAATGTGAGACCTTTTTAACCTTGCTGATGTTGCTTTCTCTTTCCAGAGGTTGTCGATTGCACGAGATGTGGACATGGCTGTGAGGGGGGTTATGTGTGGGACGCCTTCCAGGTGGTCCTCAATCACAGTATGTTCccttgtattttgttttattagatttgtatcctgcctgtTCCTGACTGCTGTCAGGCTCAGGACAACTACCAACAAGGATAAACAATCAAtataaaaattagggttgccaacctccaggtggtagctggagatcagttcccctggagaaaatggatgctttggaggggtgaAACTCtatgccagggatggggaacctcaagCCCTGGGGCCaaatgcggcccccgaggacactttttgtggccctcgggagctccggggccctgctgaggaggcggggcgcagggcggccctccccaagggtgttccagGGGAGACAGCTTACAGCGgcactgtggcgccctttggacctcctctcgccgactgtgagctgttgagcagcgagagggaggggggaaagagactggcggctcccggcagcagagcatgcatgcgggagctgattgggctttgggggggcttttgtggactctgggggggagggcatggagactggggcccagtcgcacgGGGCTCCCTGCGCCACCATGGGGGGgcgagggaggcggggaggctggggcccggtcacgcggagCCAGCAtacgcagtgtgtgtgtgggggggggggggcgagaaggcttttttctcttttcttcctctttttctgtcactctttctcctttctctccctctctttctccatctttttctgtctctttctttgtctccctctgtccttttctttctttctccctctctctccatttctttctccctttctctctctttctccctccctcccttttcttctttctctgttttccttcctcccttgctgatcgactgtgggctgcgcccctctggcacctcgtttgctcgggtccaccgctggctgccctcccgcctgggaggaggGGAACGGGGCACCCTTCAGGCCTTccctgtgtggcctcccctggcgttgccaacctccaggtggtggctggagacctggcaaccctagcctctccccccacccggagatctacacctggtatgtcccctgaatgatgtcataaatgtgcaaatggcccttggcaggaaaaaggttccccacccctgctgtatggcattgtatcccactgaggtctctgtactccccaggctccactccaaatccccaggagtttccccaacctgaagctggcagtagggttgccaacctctaggtggcgtACTGATATATGGTAgtgaaatccctaaggaaattaccgtatttttcgctccataagacgcactttttccccctctccaatctctgccctcctcaggctccacccccaaaatctccaggtatttctcagcctggagcttgcaaccctaataaaatataatataaaattttaaaacatcaTAAACCTATACACTCTGAAATCCAGTAGGTGCCATATCAATAAAGAACTAAATAAATATGGTGCAGTGATGGGAGTAGCTGACCCCTGACACTCTCTCACCCCTACACTGCCTTGGCAACCACATGGccattctgatctggagaaagtTTTTCCTCAGCCCAAATCTCACGGGTTTatggaaaagtagggttgccaacttccaggtactagctgaagatctcctgctgttacaactgatatccagccgagttgttttctgttgccccagaaagtcggaccagaaccaatgggttgaaattaaatcaaaagagtttccatatagacattaggaagaattttctaacagttagagcggttcctcagtggaacaggcttccttgggaggtcgtgagctctccttccctggaggtttttaagcagaggctagatggccatctgtcagcaatgctgatactattaccttaggcagatcatgagagggagggcatcttggccatcttctggacatggaggtcactgggggtgtgtgggggaggtaattgtaatgtcctgcattgtgcagagggttggacgagatgaccctggtggtcctttccaactctgtgattctttgattctatgatagagatcagtttacctggagaaaattgctactttggcaattggactctatggcattgaagaagaagaagagttagtttttatatgccgattttctctaccacttaagggagactcaaacctgcttacaatggactagataaccctggtggtgaTGTGCCTGcgttattgtattaattcccaatgacaaatAGGAGGTTGAAAGtttaaagcagttgtttattaggcctaAACTGCCCAGAGCGCAGGACAATTTACACAcctgaacaaaggattgcaaaAACCTTTATCACTTCTGGTCAGGGGCGTTACTATTGTGTAGATTCAATGCACGTTGGGTGTCTACTCCAATATctcattagaatagcctatagatatcgcccgaggctgtctctaagcaagcacttggtcttgtgatccacattcctaacagtgaaggtaagacactgtttttctctactggggaAAGCTCATACCAGGCAAGTATGTAATCTGTTGGCTTtctatagttgtggatgccaacgttcccaaagcttccatgtgtgtgcaaaatatatatgtgtttgatgctatgctctataccTGAGCGTAGCACCTCATAAACCTACATgtaaaagaatatatgtttttcccataaatgaagtttataggcatttcagtggtcccttccaactctgattctattattccctttccctcccctccccacaacaaacaccctgtgaggtgggtaaggctgagagagtgtgacttgcccaaggtcacccagccggcttcatgtggaggagtggggaaacaaatccagttcaccagatcagactccaccactccaaaccaccactcttaaccactacaccacgttgactcttccttccccaagggaagtccctcccctccccaaaccctaccctcttcaggctccgcctcaaaaacctcctgccagtggtgaagagggacctggcaaccctatgaaaaagGGACCCTTTGCACTGGTAGGCTTCCAGCCCCTTCTGGAATCTGGTCACCCACTCGTTAGGCCTCTTCATCCACTGGTGGTGTCCTGCTTCATGATTAGGGAGGCCTCGGGGCAGACAGCACATCACAAGCCTATTAAGCAGGGAAGAGGAGAAGGCCAGGGCGAGCTGATCCCAAGACTTTGTACTGCCTGCCAATTAGATTGTCCAGTACActtctaggctagggttgccaacctccaggtactagctggagatctcccactattacaactgatctccagccgatagagatcagttcccctggagaaaatggccactttggcaattggaactctatggcattgaagtccctcccctctccaaaccccaccctcctcaggctccacccccaaaatgtccaggtatttcccaacctggagttggcaaccctattctaggccCCACCTGTGGATGCACTTTGACTAAGGTCTCCAAGCCCAGCCCTTGAGAACAAGAGACTTGTGGTTCAAATACCAGAGGCCCCTTGTTAGGGAAACCTCCCAGCCCTAGCTGTAACAATATATCAGGCAATAATATATTAGCAACAGTATATCTCAAGTGAACAAGATTTGTTTTTGTGTAAACTGAATTTTGTTATCCTCTATGGGTGTGTTATTAGTGTTGCACTTGGACCAAGAAGACCTGAATTCAAATGCTTGGTTGGTTGTCAAAGTTGCACAGTTGGGGGGCTTGAGTCTATCCTATTGTGGATACAAGCCCTGATAAATGGGATGAAGAAAGAACTCTTTCCCCACCTGCTAGcccatgtttttttccccaggtgGACTGACAAAAGATGAACGCTACCCTTACGTGGACAAACAGCAGCGGTGCAGAAAGGACCGAGGAAAACCAGTTGCCTGGATCCAGGATTATGAATTCCTGCCCAGGGATGAGAAGTGTAAGGATTTCTGCATTGGAATATGTACACTTGCAGACAAACTCTGTAACCCAAAATGTAACTTCTGGCACTTTGAACTTTGTCTGTCTGCACTGTTCCCCCCTGGCTTCAAACAATGCATTGGCCACACAGAGACTAGTCGAGGTGACTTGGCAATGGGGGAAAGCCATTTGGCACATGTTCAGAGGTATTAATTATCATAATTTCACATGTGCCAAGACTGGGACTTGACATGGGGGCAGAgatcacattctggggcaggaaCAAGGCTCAGAATTAAGGTCTGGCCTCCCCTCTCTGTATCCCAGCGCTAACCTGGACATCTTTTTCCTTGTTGTTCCCCAGATGTAGCCCATGTTGTTGCTTCCAGAGGTCCAGTAACAGCTGTCCTCAATGCCAGATCACTTCAGGTAGGTAGGTATGTGATGGAGGACAGAAACCTGCCACTTCATCTCCTCTTCCACACTCTCCTTGGCCTATGCCCCCTCCGGGACAGAAAACTGCCCCTCCCTCCAGAACTCCTCCTATTCCTTCCTAATAAGTACCCACTGTAGTTTGTgttctccctcttttccaccagcaCTACCAAAAAGGCATTATACGGAGACCTTCTCAGGCTTGCAGCCCCAAACAAGTGAACCATGCTGTGCTCATTGTGGGCTATGGTGAAGGTGAGGCTTTCATTGATGGATCTGGGGCAAGGCAGGGCAAATGCCATCCATCAGCAGTGGACACAGGGGCCTAAGGCCCAGGGCAGTGCTTTTAGCACTGAGTGAGGAGTGGGAAAGAAGGACGGGAGCCTCTCCAGGCTTAGGGCTGaccaccgggttgggaaataactggatgtttttctagtggagcctgaggaggggagggtttggggaggggagagacttcaatgccagagtccaattgccaaagcggccattttctccaggtaaactgacatctgtcggctggagatgagttgtaatagctggagatctccagctagtacctgaagtttggcaaccctaggctgaccTAATCAACTAGGAGGTGTGTTTTAGATGGACGAGACAAAACAGTGGAAGATAATAGATCTTAAGAACTATTGGACATGATAGCTAAGTAGAGCCTTCGTGTTCACTGGCACTTGCAGTTGCGGAGGGACAAAATTGGGGAGGCTGATGCCTAGATACTCTGTACTTATGGAAGCAGCTATCTGACCAGTGTAGAAAATGGaatattggactagatgaccttacagcttctgtttttatttcAAGTATCTTTGCTTTGAAGAAccacccctttcccccactgacaaagtggcttacaatcataagaaaaaaaatctttaaaatacatacataaggAACTTAAATATTCTCCCCTCAGAGTAAACAAATGGTAGAAAACAGGAAGGAAAATACAGCTAATCAATAGAAATTGAATTGACTTTGGTTTAAACTAATCTTAACAGCTTGGTTAAAGAAAACAATCTAAATGAACTTCTGAAAGTCTGACAAGCAGGGCAAATCATGCAAGGGAGTGATTTCTACAGTCTGGGCTACTATGAACTGGTGGGACTACTTCTCCGTGTATGACAGCTCTGCTTCTCTGAGTATTGTCTGCTAGGTTAGGGTTAGTAGACCACTGCTAAATTGACAGCTTTTCTTCAGTGACTGCTCCTGCTCTATGGAATAGCTTTTCCCGAAGTTTCCACTGTGCTGAGATTTCAGTGATGTATGCCTGGATTAGGTTAAATTAATAGATCAGTCCAAGACAGGAAGCAGATTAACCTCTAATGCTGATAACTGTCAGTGGGAGCTTTCTGGAGATGTGGTACGACTTAGAAGGACCTCTGGTGTGAGCTAGCAAAGCAAACTAACTTTGTTGTCTACACTTCTGTGCAGTTAAATCAAGGCGTGGATCCTGGTCTGGACCATACTGGATCATTCAGAACTCGTGGGGAGAGTCCTGGGGAGAAAAGGTGTGCTGACCTCCAACTACTTATTCATCAGGAGAGCACAAGGAGAAAGAGTTGGGAGCTGGGAGAGCTCTCTGCCAGGAGGATGGGCCCATTCCCTCGAGTtctgagggactgatgaagataTTGGGGAACCACTCCCTCCTTCCAAATGTgacacggggggtggggaggaggacagAAAGAGGAGTAATGTGCAGGCTGAAAAATGTGGGCTGGTGGCACAGCAGAGGATTTGCAAGCCAAGGGGATTTGGCCTGATACTCAGTTTCAAACCAGACACCCCCTTAGCACGTTTTAATCCACGGTTTTCTCTTCCCACCTAGGGGTATTTTCGGCTGCACCGGGGAACCAACACTTGCGGCATTGCCAAGTACCCAGTGACTGCAATTATCGAGAATGCTGGGATGAGATCGCCTGCCTCCTGCCCTCCTTAATGGCAGAACTGtgtaagaaaagggggggggtgaaggAACGTCTCTGGTTCTGCAGGCTACAGATATAGCTTCTCTACCAGCAGGCATGTTACTGAGAAGTCACGCCCCACACTCTCATTTCCTAACCACAATGTCCACAACAGCACCACAAATCtgattgtttttaataaaattaGTATTGAGATGTTAATAGACTCTGCATTTTTTGCTGCAACAATCACAGCCGTTCTTTGCAAAGCCAATCCAAGAATTATCCCAGCATGTTCAGCGCAGCATGTTTTAACTTCAGGAGAATCAGCGTTGCCAGATATAGAAAGAACAatttgtccccaccccacccccaggtatCAAGCCAGATACGTGCAAAACCAGCATGTCTTGACAGTAGAACCTTAGCACCACCTCATGAAGAGTGGTTAAAACTGTGGGTGGGGATAGGACTTGCTTATTCACACCTCTGTGTTCATCAAAAGGTGTCAAAAAGAACTGACTCGAAAAAGTAAAACGGCAGACTGCCCACCCATCAACAGGAAGGGGCCCTCGTATAGCTGCGCCCCCTCCCTCAACGGAACAGAACCAGAGCGGTTCAAAGCGGTGAAGGTGCTGATGCCACAATGCAGCATGCGACATCCGTAcacagagggaggagagagaagatCTCAGCTGCAGGGCCAGCGTCAGCATACCTTGAGGTGGGGCAGCCGCAAAGGCCTATGTCTTCCAGTGGGGCCCACTGCCACCCCTCCCAGCCCACTCAGCTGCTTGTCATGAGGCCTCCCACCACCCACACTTCCAGCTACGTGCACTGCCCAGCACAGCATGAGTGCATTAGGAGCGATGGAAAATGAACACTtgcgggtggggagggggggaaggatggaTGGGTAGGCAGGCATTGGGGGAGCAGAACGCAGGCAGGTGGGCAGGGAGGGCACATCAGGCAGAGGAGGGAGGTGCAGCCACTCTCTGCCCAGGCCCCCCTGAAACCTGGAACTGACCCTGCTAAGCTGTGTCCCATGCGATCAGAAGGCAAGCTGACAGTGGGGCTTCTCCTGGCCTGGGACTCGGCCTTAACCTTCACTGGGTGTCAGGGCAGAGCATGCGATAATGCGGCAACAGCAAGGACGGCAACGGCAGTTTATCCTCCCCCTTCTCCGGGACTCACAGGTCACCTGCTTGTACACCTGGAATTAGAAGGAAGGGCTTCTGGGATAGAATTTTTTAAGGGGTGATCAAAGACCAGTTGGGAGTTGGTAGAGCGCGTTCTTTGC encodes the following:
- the CTSW gene encoding cathepsin W, with protein sequence MWFASLRACLMLWGLWDSGPDPDHPFLPPDLNLTQITPIFQDFMTRFNKTYWSQEERDHRFKVFMQNLKVSCELQASELGTAQYGVTWLSDLTESEFEKMFGIPHPSYPPTLNQPRKPLKKNANSCDWRKLGAITAVKKQKNCGSCWAFAAVSNIEALWNIHFHSPRNLSVQEVVDCTRCGHGCEGGYVWDAFQVVLNHSGLTKDERYPYVDKQQRCRKDRGKPVAWIQDYEFLPRDEKYVAHVVASRGPVTAVLNARSLQHYQKGIIRRPSQACSPKQVNHAVLIVGYGEVKSRRGSWSGPYWIIQNSWGESWGEKGYFRLHRGTNTCGIAKYPVTAIIENAGMRSPASCPP